One Streptomyces sp. ML-6 genomic region harbors:
- a CDS encoding LuxR family transcriptional regulator translates to MLEIAGIGAAEERVYRHLVEVRGAGVDEIVQRLHIPEREAVSLLSSLHDKGLVGRLPGDDGMRYVPVPPDVALQPLLARGQEALEWARRGVEQLAEEYRAGGRRHDAGQLVEVITGAGAIRQQLRQLAYGARSDLRWFCKADPVALRAQDNDEEFELLAQGIRYEAIYERACLEQPGMVDNVAQGIRAGEAARATSTLPVRMVIVDSSVAVCPLMPSSTTGVRGEPTAAIIRSSTLLDALVALFDIQWAAGTPLHVTEAGELAGFAGGTGPGGSLADDERYLLSLVVAGVADKAIATQLRVSHRTVQRRITALMQRAGAKTRTQLVWQAARRDWLP, encoded by the coding sequence TTGCTGGAGATAGCGGGGATCGGGGCGGCGGAGGAGCGGGTCTACCGCCACCTGGTGGAGGTACGGGGCGCGGGCGTGGACGAGATCGTCCAACGGCTCCACATCCCGGAACGCGAGGCGGTGTCGCTCCTGTCCTCGCTGCACGACAAAGGGCTGGTCGGGCGGCTGCCGGGCGACGACGGCATGCGGTACGTCCCCGTCCCGCCGGACGTGGCGTTACAACCTCTGCTGGCGCGCGGCCAGGAAGCGCTGGAGTGGGCGCGGCGCGGAGTGGAACAGCTGGCCGAGGAGTACCGGGCGGGCGGCCGGCGCCATGACGCCGGGCAGTTGGTCGAGGTGATCACCGGGGCCGGCGCCATCCGTCAGCAGCTGCGCCAGCTCGCCTACGGGGCCCGCAGCGACCTGCGGTGGTTCTGCAAGGCCGATCCCGTGGCGCTGCGCGCCCAGGACAACGACGAGGAGTTCGAGCTGCTCGCCCAGGGCATCCGCTACGAGGCGATCTACGAGCGGGCCTGCCTGGAACAGCCCGGCATGGTCGACAACGTCGCCCAGGGCATCCGCGCCGGGGAAGCGGCCCGCGCCACCAGCACCCTCCCCGTGCGCATGGTCATCGTCGACAGCTCCGTCGCCGTCTGCCCGCTGATGCCGAGCAGCACGACCGGCGTCCGCGGTGAGCCGACCGCCGCGATCATCCGCAGCAGCACCCTCCTGGACGCCCTCGTCGCCCTGTTCGACATCCAGTGGGCGGCGGGGACCCCGCTGCACGTCACGGAGGCGGGCGAACTGGCCGGCTTCGCCGGCGGCACGGGACCGGGCGGCAGCCTCGCCGACGACGAGCGCTATCTGCTCTCCCTGGTCGTCGCGGGCGTGGCGGACAAGGCGATCGCCACCCAACTGCGCGTCAGCCACCGCACGGTGCAGCGCCGGATCACCGCGCTGATGCAGCGGGCGGGCGCGAAGACGCGTACGCAGCTGGTGTGGCAGGCGGCGCGGCGCGACTGGCTGCCGTAG
- a CDS encoding S8 family serine peptidase, with the protein MHIRHRSAAVLATGVLIATLSPVSSGASAAPAPAAVGANSADRPQVSSVTLVTGDRVRLETFPGGRKAVSVEPAAGASQADFAQLEIDKQLYVLPRAALPYISSGKLDRQLFNITALIEQGYDDARTSAIPLIARYTGGTDPTAKGAPTGSRKGLVIKSLRGSALKADKKQAGRFWKAIDDDALAKNGAKSGAKNTSKNSASKDSAFENAAFEGGIEKLWLDAKVHASLDRSTAQIGAPEAWRAGHDGTGATVAVLDTGVDATHPDLAGKLGEVRNFTDESTANDGHGHGTHVASTIAGSGAASGGSRKGVAPGARLLIGKVLDDSGSGPYSAILGGMDWAARSGADVVNMSLGGPATDGTDVLSLVLDDLSEETGTLFVVAAGNTGADYTVGSPGTAASALTVGAVDRDDKLAPFSSRGPRAGDNGAKPDLTAPGVGIVAARAAGTSMGSPVDADHTAASGTSMATPHVAGAAAILAGRHPDWSGRQLKDALMSTARTAPDQTVYEQGTGRVDVARSVRQQVRATGTTTFGYLQADAGPQQVGVTYTNDGDAPVTLALDTTFDKFYGSPAPAGVVSAPAQVTVPAHGTADVTVTLDAPALPEGVYGGRLTATTADGQTLAHTVLSVTKDPVTHKVTMRGVDRAGQPATVFPLILLGPTGRFDIVHEVPAGQSLTVNVPEGMYYLHGVITKSTVDNVTNSLVVNPRLRVSGATDLVLDAREAVPVKIRTPRPAEQRGPVVFSTHWKTGDREFAGFFTSGHSGGQLLHVTPTEEFTEGTFEFTSRWQLTAPMLRARARSGTAATDAPVRLLHNSPAVEGVRRLRVVDAGHGRPEDYAALRARGIDVRGAAVLVELEEVEYDEAVTSAARAGAAAAITTAGGNRYATASWQPVSPRLPAIGLYASPATAQRLRAPGTVLELRGTPASPYLYDVVQVSRQRVPEHVVHEVGPKNTATVVSRYPDTGGARYVTESRPSWRPWEGEEVYLSVQARYVRTGQVRTEYLSGPADTRWLHWVNPRTTWAIQALGTGMFGPLRTYRPGEHATESWYAPVVRPAIPRGAEGLAQRKGDQLTITVPEFVDTASGHYGYALPRKDAGTPHPDETRAVLRRDGEILAEGPRAWGTFPAGGDDGRYQLDLDVKRTAPEGTLSRATSTRWSFTAPRPAGGEESLLPLLQLDYDVATDLRGSAPGSRSFAFGVSARHQEGLTGRSVKGMEVSVSYDDGAHWRAARTSARGDGAYRVRVTHPATARTSGYVTLRVRAWDDAGNEVTQEIERAYALR; encoded by the coding sequence ATGCACATACGGCATCGCTCTGCCGCCGTTCTGGCGACAGGCGTCCTCATCGCCACCCTGTCCCCCGTCTCCTCCGGCGCGAGCGCCGCCCCGGCGCCCGCCGCCGTCGGCGCGAACTCCGCCGACCGCCCCCAGGTCAGCTCCGTCACGCTCGTGACCGGTGACCGGGTGCGGCTGGAGACCTTCCCCGGTGGCCGGAAGGCCGTCTCCGTCGAGCCGGCCGCGGGCGCTTCGCAGGCCGACTTCGCCCAGCTGGAGATCGACAAGCAGTTGTACGTGCTGCCCCGCGCGGCGCTCCCGTACATCTCCTCCGGCAAACTGGACCGGCAGCTGTTCAACATCACCGCCCTGATCGAGCAGGGTTACGACGACGCCCGCACCTCCGCCATCCCGCTGATCGCCCGCTACACCGGCGGCACGGACCCCACGGCCAAGGGGGCGCCCACCGGTTCGCGCAAGGGCCTGGTCATCAAGAGCCTGCGCGGCTCGGCACTGAAGGCGGACAAGAAACAGGCCGGGCGCTTCTGGAAGGCCATCGACGACGACGCGCTCGCCAAGAACGGCGCCAAGAGCGGTGCGAAAAACACCTCCAAGAACTCCGCCTCCAAGGACTCCGCTTTCGAGAACGCGGCCTTCGAGGGCGGCATCGAGAAGCTGTGGCTGGACGCGAAGGTCCACGCCTCCCTCGATCGCAGCACCGCGCAGATCGGTGCGCCCGAGGCGTGGCGGGCCGGCCACGACGGAACCGGCGCGACCGTCGCCGTCCTGGACACCGGCGTCGACGCCACCCATCCCGACCTGGCCGGGAAGCTCGGCGAAGTACGCAACTTCACCGACGAATCCACCGCGAACGACGGCCACGGCCACGGCACCCACGTCGCCTCCACCATCGCCGGCAGCGGCGCCGCCTCGGGCGGCTCGCGCAAGGGCGTGGCCCCGGGGGCACGGCTGCTGATCGGCAAGGTGCTCGACGACAGCGGCTCCGGCCCGTACTCCGCCATCCTGGGCGGCATGGACTGGGCCGCCCGCTCGGGCGCCGACGTCGTCAACATGAGCCTGGGCGGCCCGGCCACCGACGGCACGGACGTGCTCAGCCTCGTCCTCGACGACCTCAGCGAGGAGACCGGCACCCTCTTCGTCGTCGCGGCGGGCAACACCGGCGCTGACTACACGGTGGGCTCCCCAGGCACCGCGGCGAGCGCACTGACCGTGGGCGCCGTCGACCGCGACGACAAGCTGGCCCCCTTCTCCAGCCGCGGCCCGCGCGCCGGGGACAACGGCGCCAAGCCCGACCTCACCGCTCCCGGCGTCGGCATCGTCGCCGCCCGCGCGGCCGGTACGTCCATGGGCAGCCCGGTGGACGCGGATCACACCGCCGCGTCGGGCACGTCCATGGCGACCCCGCACGTGGCGGGTGCGGCGGCGATCCTGGCCGGGCGCCACCCCGACTGGAGCGGCCGGCAGCTCAAGGACGCGTTGATGAGCACGGCGCGCACCGCCCCCGACCAGACGGTCTACGAGCAGGGCACCGGCCGGGTGGACGTGGCCCGCTCGGTGCGCCAGCAGGTGCGCGCCACCGGCACCACCACCTTCGGCTACCTGCAAGCGGACGCGGGCCCGCAGCAGGTGGGCGTCACCTACACCAACGACGGCGACGCACCCGTCACGCTCGCCCTGGACACCACCTTCGACAAGTTCTACGGTTCCCCGGCCCCGGCAGGCGTGGTGAGCGCCCCCGCGCAGGTCACCGTGCCCGCCCACGGCACCGCCGACGTGACCGTGACCCTCGACGCGCCCGCGCTGCCGGAGGGCGTCTACGGCGGTCGCCTCACCGCCACCACGGCCGACGGGCAGACCCTCGCGCACACCGTTCTCTCCGTGACGAAGGACCCGGTCACGCACAAGGTCACCATGCGCGGCGTGGACCGCGCCGGGCAGCCGGCGACCGTCTTCCCGCTGATCCTGCTGGGCCCCACGGGCCGCTTCGACATCGTCCACGAGGTGCCGGCGGGGCAGAGCCTGACGGTGAACGTGCCCGAGGGCATGTACTACCTGCACGGCGTCATCACGAAGAGCACGGTGGACAACGTCACCAACAGCCTGGTGGTCAACCCCCGACTGCGGGTGAGCGGCGCCACGGACCTGGTGCTCGACGCGCGCGAGGCGGTCCCCGTGAAGATCCGGACCCCCCGGCCGGCCGAGCAGCGCGGCCCGGTGGTCTTCTCCACCCACTGGAAGACCGGCGACCGGGAGTTCGCCGGCTTCTTCACCAGCGGCCACAGTGGCGGACAGCTCCTCCACGTCACACCCACCGAGGAGTTCACCGAGGGCACCTTCGAGTTCACCTCCCGCTGGCAGCTGACCGCACCGATGCTCCGCGCCCGCGCGCGCTCCGGCACCGCCGCGACCGACGCCCCCGTCCGGCTGCTCCACAACTCCCCCGCCGTGGAGGGCGTGCGGCGCCTGCGGGTGGTGGACGCCGGGCACGGGCGCCCCGAGGACTACGCGGCGCTGCGCGCACGGGGCATTGACGTCCGCGGAGCGGCGGTGCTCGTGGAACTGGAGGAGGTGGAGTACGACGAGGCGGTGACCTCGGCCGCCCGGGCCGGAGCCGCGGCCGCCATCACCACCGCCGGCGGCAACCGGTACGCGACCGCGTCCTGGCAGCCGGTGAGCCCGCGACTGCCCGCGATCGGGCTGTACGCCTCCCCCGCCACCGCGCAGCGACTGCGCGCGCCGGGCACCGTGCTGGAGCTGAGGGGAACCCCGGCAAGCCCCTACCTCTACGACGTCGTGCAGGTCTCCCGACAGCGCGTCCCCGAGCACGTGGTCCACGAGGTCGGGCCGAAGAACACGGCCACCGTGGTCTCGCGCTACCCGGACACGGGCGGGGCCCGCTACGTCACGGAGAGCCGGCCGTCCTGGCGTCCGTGGGAGGGGGAGGAGGTGTACCTCTCCGTGCAAGCCCGGTACGTCCGCACCGGCCAGGTCCGGACGGAGTACCTGAGCGGCCCCGCCGACACCCGGTGGCTGCACTGGGTCAACCCCCGCACCACCTGGGCGATCCAGGCACTGGGGACCGGCATGTTCGGCCCCCTGCGCACCTACCGGCCCGGTGAGCACGCCACGGAGAGCTGGTACGCCCCCGTGGTGCGCCCGGCGATCCCCCGGGGTGCCGAAGGGCTCGCCCAGCGCAAGGGCGACCAACTGACCATAACGGTGCCCGAGTTCGTCGACACCGCCTCCGGCCACTACGGCTACGCCCTGCCCCGCAAGGACGCCGGCACCCCCCACCCCGACGAGACCCGCGCCGTGCTGCGTCGCGACGGCGAGATCCTCGCCGAAGGCCCCCGGGCGTGGGGCACCTTCCCCGCGGGCGGGGACGACGGCCGCTACCAGCTGGACCTGGACGTGAAGCGCACCGCCCCCGAGGGCACCCTCTCGCGGGCCACCAGCACCCGCTGGTCGTTCACGGCCCCCCGCCCGGCCGGGGGCGAGGAGTCCCTGCTCCCCCTCCTCCAGCTCGACTACGACGTGGCCACCGACCTGCGGGGCTCCGCCCCCGGCTCCAGGTCCTTCGCCTTCGGGGTGAGCGCCCGCCACCAGGAAGGCCTGACGGGCCGTTCCGTGAAGGGCATGGAGGTGTCCGTCTCGTACGACGACGGCGCGCACTGGCGGGCGGCGAGGACCTCCGCCCGGGGCGACGGCGCCTACCGGGTCCGGGTCACCCACCCCGCGACCGCCCGCACCAGCGGGTACGTCACACTGCGGGTCCGCGCCTGGGACGACGCGGGCAATGAGGTGACGCAGGAGATCGAGCGGGCGTACGCGCTGAGGTAG
- a CDS encoding DUF397 domain-containing protein: MSEHDWQRSSFCSGGGNNCVEVAAAPQSSHIVLRESESPDIVLAASRGAMSALLLSVKARDAGQGHR, from the coding sequence GTGTCCGAACATGACTGGCAGCGCTCGTCGTTCTGCTCAGGCGGCGGCAACAACTGTGTCGAGGTTGCCGCGGCGCCCCAGAGCAGCCACATCGTTCTGCGCGAGAGCGAGAGCCCGGACATCGTTCTGGCCGCCAGCCGAGGCGCCATGAGTGCGCTTCTGCTCAGCGTGAAGGCTCGTGATGCCGGGCAGGGCCACCGGTAA
- a CDS encoding AAA family ATPase has protein sequence MSALPVLGVFGANAAGKSNMLSALRDMRAAVRTSFADWAKTPGVPRKPFKLDRESAEETSLYEVDLTLGRSRTRFTYGFELSDERVEAEWLHAYPRGEREIWFDREAGRPEAEGGEFVFEGDGFKGRRDDLVALTRPDALFLSTGATLNDPQLSALHRWFLDNLWLVTPGADVEHRTRWTQELIEQNVKDGYRERVMNLLAAADLGITGMDVDPETGAVRLRHRTADGDETPLDFLTEESFGTHAWFAFLGPMLTVLDKGAVLLVDELDSSLHPTLAAEVVRIFQDPKANPRNAQLIFTTHDATLLGSEVLDRPLGREQVWIAIKNRSGATELYPVTAAHPKDGENLERGYLRGRYGGVPRVSAGEIARELSWQEEKATA, from the coding sequence GTGTCGGCGTTGCCGGTACTGGGGGTCTTCGGAGCCAACGCGGCGGGCAAGAGCAACATGCTCAGCGCGCTGCGCGACATGCGCGCCGCTGTCCGCACATCCTTCGCCGACTGGGCGAAGACACCAGGGGTGCCCCGCAAGCCCTTCAAGCTCGACCGGGAATCCGCGGAAGAGACCAGCCTCTACGAGGTGGACCTCACCCTCGGCCGTAGCCGGACCCGGTTCACCTACGGCTTCGAGCTCTCGGACGAGCGAGTCGAGGCGGAATGGCTGCACGCCTACCCCCGGGGGGAGCGCGAGATCTGGTTCGACCGGGAGGCGGGACGCCCCGAAGCGGAAGGCGGCGAGTTCGTCTTCGAGGGCGACGGCTTCAAGGGCCGCCGTGACGACCTGGTGGCGCTCACCCGCCCCGATGCTCTGTTCCTGTCCACGGGTGCCACGCTGAACGACCCACAGCTGTCCGCGTTGCATCGCTGGTTCCTGGACAACCTGTGGCTGGTGACGCCCGGCGCGGACGTCGAGCACCGGACCAGATGGACCCAGGAGCTCATCGAGCAGAACGTGAAGGACGGCTACCGCGAGCGCGTCATGAACCTGCTGGCCGCAGCCGACCTCGGTATCACCGGGATGGACGTCGACCCGGAAACCGGTGCGGTGAGACTGCGCCACCGCACGGCGGACGGGGACGAGACCCCGCTGGACTTCCTCACCGAGGAGTCGTTCGGCACACACGCCTGGTTCGCCTTCCTCGGCCCGATGCTCACGGTGCTCGACAAGGGCGCGGTGCTCCTCGTGGACGAACTGGACTCCAGCCTGCACCCGACCCTGGCGGCGGAGGTCGTACGGATCTTCCAGGACCCGAAGGCCAACCCGCGCAACGCACAGCTGATCTTCACGACGCACGACGCGACCCTGCTGGGCAGCGAGGTGCTGGACCGCCCGCTCGGCCGCGAACAGGTGTGGATCGCGATCAAGAACAGGTCGGGCGCGACCGAGCTCTACCCCGTGACCGCTGCCCATCCGAAGGACGGCGAGAACCTGGAACGTGGCTATCTGCGCGGGCGCTACGGCGGAGTGCCCCGAGTCAGCGCGGGGGAGATCGCCCGCGAACTGTCCTGGCAGGAGGAGAAGGCGACAGCGTGA
- the mnmA gene encoding tRNA 2-thiouridine(34) synthase MnmA, giving the protein MTQTSQRPLRVLAAMSGGVDSAVAAARAAEAGHDVTGVHLALSANPQSFRTGARGCCTIEDSRDARRAADVIGIPFYVWDLAERFREDVVEDFIAEYEAGRTPNPCLRCNEKIKFAALLDKALALGFDAVCTGHYATVVLNEDGSRELHRASDMAKDQSYVLGVLDEKQLAHAMFPLGDTLTTKEEIRAEAERRGLAVAKKPDSHDICFIADGDTQGFLASRLGTAEGDIVDESGTKVGTHEGAFGFTIGQRKGLRIGHPAPDGKPRYVLDISPVNNTVTVGPAEALDVTALTAIRPRWCGTAPSGPGTYTAQLRAHGGETEVTAELIDGTLHVAFTEPVRGVAPGQAVVLYDGTRVVGSATIATTTRRQTAATPG; this is encoded by the coding sequence ATGACTCAGACTTCCCAGCGCCCCCTCCGCGTGCTCGCCGCCATGTCGGGCGGTGTCGACTCCGCCGTCGCCGCCGCCCGCGCCGCCGAGGCGGGCCACGACGTGACCGGTGTGCACCTCGCCCTCTCCGCGAACCCGCAGTCCTTCCGCACCGGAGCGCGCGGCTGCTGCACGATCGAGGACTCCCGCGACGCGCGCCGCGCGGCGGACGTCATCGGCATCCCGTTCTACGTCTGGGACCTGGCGGAACGGTTCCGCGAGGACGTCGTGGAGGACTTCATCGCCGAGTACGAGGCGGGGCGCACCCCCAACCCGTGCCTGCGCTGCAACGAGAAGATCAAGTTCGCGGCGCTGCTCGACAAGGCCCTCGCGCTCGGCTTCGACGCCGTGTGCACCGGCCACTACGCCACCGTCGTGCTGAACGAGGACGGCAGCCGCGAGCTGCACCGCGCCTCCGACATGGCCAAGGACCAGTCGTACGTGCTCGGGGTCCTGGACGAGAAGCAGCTCGCCCACGCGATGTTCCCGCTCGGCGACACCCTCACCACCAAGGAGGAGATCCGGGCCGAGGCCGAGCGGCGCGGGCTCGCCGTCGCCAAGAAGCCCGACAGCCACGACATCTGCTTCATCGCCGACGGCGACACCCAGGGCTTCCTCGCGAGCCGGCTCGGCACGGCCGAGGGCGACATCGTCGACGAGTCGGGCACGAAGGTCGGCACCCACGAGGGCGCCTTCGGCTTCACCATCGGCCAGCGCAAGGGCCTGCGCATCGGCCACCCCGCCCCCGACGGCAAGCCGCGCTACGTCCTGGACATCTCCCCGGTGAACAACACGGTGACGGTCGGCCCGGCCGAGGCCCTCGACGTCACCGCCCTCACCGCGATCAGGCCCCGCTGGTGCGGCACCGCCCCGTCCGGCCCCGGCACGTACACCGCCCAGCTCCGCGCCCACGGCGGCGAGACCGAGGTCACGGCGGAACTCATCGACGGCACCCTGCACGTCGCCTTCACCGAACCGGTCCGCGGCGTGGCCCCCGGCCAGGCGGTCGTCCTGTACGACGGCACCCGCGTCGTCGGCTCGGCGACGATCGCGACGACGACCCGGCGGCAGACCGCGGCGACGCCCGGCTGA
- a CDS encoding N-acetylmuramoyl-L-alanine amidase: MDSKGRSGARGSAKAGAGRGIGRRGLLIGAAATAMGTAVLARDELERAWWRLPGIEKPRKPGAVDFARAEWISASPANWRRADRPDDYRVDRVVIHVTQGSYRSAVKVFQDPGHGAAAHYVVRKDGHVAQMIRELDVAFHAGNRSFNERSVGIEHEGFVDRPQDFTAAMYGASARLTAAICDRYGMPVDREHIVGHVEVPGTDHTDPGKHWDWDRYLKLVRAARTA; encoded by the coding sequence ATGGACAGCAAGGGGAGGTCGGGCGCCCGAGGGTCCGCGAAGGCGGGGGCCGGGCGCGGCATCGGCCGGCGCGGGCTGCTGATCGGCGCCGCCGCCACGGCCATGGGCACGGCCGTGCTGGCGCGGGACGAGCTGGAGCGCGCCTGGTGGCGGCTGCCGGGGATCGAGAAGCCCCGCAAGCCGGGCGCCGTGGACTTCGCGCGCGCCGAGTGGATATCGGCCTCCCCGGCGAACTGGCGGCGGGCCGACCGCCCCGACGACTACCGGGTCGACCGGGTCGTCATCCATGTCACCCAGGGCAGCTACCGGAGCGCGGTGAAGGTCTTCCAGGACCCGGGGCACGGGGCCGCGGCGCACTACGTGGTCCGCAAGGACGGCCATGTGGCGCAGATGATCCGTGAACTGGACGTGGCGTTCCACGCGGGGAACAGATCGTTCAACGAACGCAGCGTCGGCATCGAGCACGAGGGCTTCGTGGACCGGCCGCAGGACTTCACGGCGGCGATGTACGGGGCGTCGGCGCGTCTGACGGCCGCGATCTGCGACCGGTACGGAATGCCGGTGGACCGGGAGCACATCGTCGGGCACGTGGAGGTGCCGGGCACGGACCACACCGACCCGGGGAAGCACTGGGACTGGGACCGTTACCTGAAGCTGGTCCGGGCGGCGCGGACGGCCTGA
- a CDS encoding cysteine desulfurase family protein produces the protein MAYLDHAATTPMLPEAIEAMTAQLAVTGNASSLHAAGRRARRTVEESRETLADALGARPSEVVFTSGGTEADNLAVKGLYWARRDADPRRTRVLASPVEHHAVLDAVDWLAEHEGANVEYLPVDPYGRVHPDVLREALLKNPDDVALITVMWANNEIGTVMPVRELADTAREFGVPMHADAVQAFGQLEVDFARSGLAAMTVSGHKIGGPSGIGALLLGREYTPVPVLHGGGQERHVRSGTLDVPAIASFALAGRLAAEGREEFAREIGGLRDDLVAAVRAAVPDAVLGGDPAPGGRLPANAHFSFPGCEGDSLLLLLDAQGIECSTGSACTAGIAQPSHVLLATGTDPDLARGTLRFSLGHTSTGQDVDEVARAIGPAVERARTAGLS, from the coding sequence ATGGCTTACCTCGACCACGCCGCGACCACGCCGATGCTTCCGGAAGCGATCGAGGCGATGACCGCCCAGCTCGCCGTCACCGGTAACGCGTCCTCACTGCACGCCGCCGGGCGCCGGGCCCGCCGTACCGTCGAGGAGTCGAGGGAGACCCTCGCCGACGCCCTCGGCGCACGCCCCAGCGAGGTGGTCTTCACCTCCGGGGGCACCGAGGCGGACAACCTCGCGGTGAAGGGCCTGTACTGGGCCCGCCGCGACGCCGACCCCCGCCGCACGCGCGTCCTGGCCAGCCCGGTCGAGCACCACGCGGTGCTGGACGCCGTCGACTGGCTCGCCGAGCACGAGGGCGCGAACGTCGAGTACCTCCCCGTCGACCCGTACGGGCGCGTCCACCCCGACGTGCTGCGCGAGGCGCTCCTCAAAAACCCCGACGACGTCGCGCTGATCACCGTGATGTGGGCCAACAACGAGATCGGCACCGTCATGCCGGTACGCGAACTGGCCGACACGGCACGCGAGTTCGGCGTGCCGATGCACGCCGACGCGGTGCAGGCGTTCGGGCAGCTGGAAGTCGACTTCGCCCGGTCCGGGCTGGCCGCGATGACGGTCAGCGGGCACAAGATCGGCGGCCCGTCCGGCATCGGCGCGCTGCTGCTGGGCCGCGAGTACACGCCCGTGCCCGTGCTCCACGGCGGCGGCCAGGAACGGCACGTCCGCTCGGGCACCCTGGACGTGCCGGCCATCGCCTCCTTCGCCCTCGCGGGACGGCTCGCCGCCGAGGGGCGCGAGGAGTTCGCCCGGGAGATCGGCGGACTCCGCGACGACCTGGTCGCCGCGGTGCGGGCGGCCGTGCCCGACGCCGTACTCGGCGGCGACCCGGCCCCCGGTGGCCGGCTGCCCGCCAACGCGCACTTCAGCTTTCCCGGCTGCGAGGGCGACTCCCTGCTCCTGCTGCTGGACGCGCAGGGCATCGAGTGCTCCACCGGCTCGGCCTGCACCGCCGGGATCGCCCAGCCCAGCCACGTACTGCTGGCCACCGGCACCGACCCGGACCTGGCCCGGGGCACCCTGCGCTTCTCGCTCGGCCACACGTCGACCGGGCAGGACGTGGACGAGGTGGCCCGCGCGATCGGCCCGGCGGTGGAACGGGCCCGCACGGCCGGACTCAGCTGA
- a CDS encoding DUF397 domain-containing protein, protein MSELKWLKSSFSEASGNNCVEVAMVDANDIALRESESPAVVISTNRAALRALILGVKTTGAGSGHL, encoded by the coding sequence TTGTCCGAACTGAAGTGGCTCAAGTCGTCATTCTCCGAGGCGTCAGGCAACAACTGTGTTGAGGTTGCGATGGTGGATGCAAACGACATCGCCCTACGCGAGAGCGAAAGCCCGGCTGTTGTCATATCGACGAACCGAGCTGCGCTGCGCGCGCTGATTCTCGGAGTGAAAACGACAGGGGCAGGTTCTGGCCACCTCTGA
- a CDS encoding RloB family protein encodes MSTRGGQQQGQHGGQEQSDEPPRRPKRKSRKGEEKPLEAPAPPPPADTRAQRVLYIGCEGESTEPDYLNHLNERFGDGSLTGGRRFRIQPVYAKNGLTPARAVAKVQEKAAEDEAWALFDRDQHHDIPEALDLAAEHGTQICFSHPSFDLWLLLHFQAFGGSRGGDSKDVVDALRQADPAFKNFDRRNDKRVKDGRREALKKKESTAVRHARSMVAQCEHGRCRAKSTRKDSYQWPGAPERPDPLIPHSGHADDCPVLDRDPSTDVWRLLVSLEIVDA; translated from the coding sequence GTGAGTACGCGGGGCGGGCAGCAGCAAGGACAGCACGGCGGTCAGGAGCAGTCGGACGAGCCGCCTCGGCGGCCGAAGCGCAAGAGCCGGAAGGGCGAGGAGAAGCCCTTGGAGGCGCCCGCTCCGCCGCCTCCGGCCGATACGCGGGCGCAACGGGTGCTGTACATCGGCTGCGAGGGCGAGTCCACCGAGCCGGACTACCTCAACCACCTCAACGAACGCTTCGGGGACGGCAGCCTCACCGGCGGACGGCGATTCCGTATCCAGCCCGTCTATGCCAAGAACGGGCTGACCCCCGCCAGGGCGGTCGCCAAGGTCCAGGAGAAGGCGGCGGAGGACGAGGCATGGGCCCTCTTCGACCGCGACCAGCACCACGACATCCCCGAGGCGCTGGACCTGGCGGCCGAGCACGGCACCCAGATCTGCTTCTCGCACCCCTCGTTCGACCTGTGGCTGTTGCTCCACTTCCAGGCGTTCGGCGGCAGCCGCGGTGGGGACAGCAAGGATGTGGTGGACGCGCTGCGGCAGGCGGACCCGGCCTTCAAGAACTTCGACCGGCGCAATGACAAGAGAGTCAAGGACGGGCGCCGCGAAGCGCTGAAGAAGAAGGAGTCCACCGCCGTCCGTCACGCCCGGTCCATGGTCGCCCAGTGCGAGCACGGCAGATGCAGGGCGAAGTCCACCCGGAAGGACTCCTACCAGTGGCCCGGCGCCCCCGAGCGCCCCGATCCGCTGATCCCGCACTCGGGCCACGCCGACGACTGCCCGGTTCTCGACCGAGACCCGTCCACCGATGTCTGGCGGCTGCTGGTGAGCCTCGAAATCGTGGACGCCTGA